A single genomic interval of Lodderomyces elongisporus chromosome 8, complete sequence harbors:
- the NDC1 gene encoding Nuclear pore complex subunit, whose translation MSEPAPKHIAKDEYHRLFKKVYNKRLNYVLNVNIILSIILIFLLDLHHASSWVSWNQILVSLFVKGPLFFTALTMIRQARKGFSTVEYSSHKTLATQVYHSLFSKTFIHITLFHVVSAILFYGVFIFNLPFTFDYYLVSKEYRQNPQLNDEWVQYWVSSIMLAAFYSANQLIFQRNRLCFEIGNFRNKLEKTLFSHVPQAVGNALGLNIVFTFANPFIYWIIKPYLYKVLFPLALIGIDTTLPPRNTTFATYFKVAYLSFTVLLSWEFANHVFDVYATIGCLDGDKPISSYSPEPLKCLISGLSNVSSTHELSRLTAFQELSYLATSRDKEAIKMRLALFSARGKKEDIWPALYEECSLVIREASDAISHRSLHDIKARDVGKKVRYLDEDEDDSKIFGNSYTYSSLRSTTSSGASSGASSGASSGANSGASGTTTRGNIARSNEKLSNNTKRSIENKLWHIWNKEVTLPLQSLIKTYVPPTIRKQIASFKIDTVIYEYKNQFLQTKAGLIFRITVKRDAESRVRNPVNVGNAIISLSNLLQRSVEEDLWAIVSPADITSTLNIFERIVSTSTNYVDLPPASIYTKGQSRKSLIYHIRNLAMHEFYELCVQFNSQLNDLNLSQKTYKLAKWVIDIVIAEKQQSERRGLAI comes from the coding sequence ATGCTGGAACCAGCTCCTAAACACATTGCCAAAGACGAGTATCATcgtcttttcaaaaaagtaTACAATAAACGACTAAACTACGTCCTCAATGTCAATATCATTTTATCCATCATCCTCATTTTTCTACTAGACCTCCATCATGCATCCTCTTGGGTTTCTTGGAACCAAATCTTGGTCTCATTGTTTGTTAAAGGGCCATTGTTCTTTACTGCTTTAACAATGATTAGACAAGCGAGGAAAGGATTTTCAACCGTGGAATACTCTCTGCACAAGACCCTTGCGACTCAAGTTTACCACTCattattttccaaaacattCATCCACATCACATTATTTCACGTTGTATCGGCTATCCTTTTCTATGGAGTCTTTATCTTCAATTTGCCATTTACTTTTGATTACTATTTGGTGTCCAAAGAGTATAGACAGAATCCGCAATTGAATGATGAGTGGGTCCAGTATTGGGTGAGCTCAATTATGCTTGCTGCTTTCTACTCGGCAAATCAATTGATATTTCAAAGAAACAGACTCTGCTTCGAAATTGGCAACTTTAGAAACAAACTCGAGAAAACTCTTTTTTCACATGTGCCACAAGCAGTGGGTAACGCCCTTGGATTAAACATTGTATTCACATTTGCAAATCCTTTCATATATTGGATCATCAAGCCATACTTGTATAAAGTATTGTTCCCACTTGCCTTGATTGGAATAGATACTACTTTACCACCAAGAAACACTACATTTGCAACATACTTTAAAGTCGCCTACTTGTCTTTTACTGTTTTACTCAGTTGGGAGTTTGCAAATCACGTTTTCGATGTTTATGCGACTATTGGGTGTCTAGATGGCGATAAACCTATTTCTTCATACAGCCCCGAGCCTTTAAAATGTTTGATTTCGGGGCTCTCTAATGTGTCATCAACCCACGAATTGAGTAGATTGACTGCATTCCAAGAGTTATCTTATCTTGCCACTAGCAGGGACAAAGAAGCAATAAAGATGCGTTTAGCGTTGTTCAGTGCACgtggaaagaaagaagatatATGGCCTGCGTTGTATGAAGAATGTTCACTTGTGATTCGAGAGGCTAGCGATGCCATTAGCCACAGAAGCTTGCACGATATCAAGGCTAGAGATGTAGGTAAAAAAGTGAGATACTTggatgaggatgaagatgatagTAAAATCTTTGGCAACTCCTACACGTACTCCAGCTTACGGTCAACAACAAGTTCCGGTGCAAGTTCTGGTGCAAGTTCTGGTGCAAGTTCTGGTGCAAATTCTGGTGCAAGTGGAACCACTACCAGGGGTAACATTGCAAGGTCAAACGAGAAATTATCCAACAATACAAAACGGTcgattgaaaataaattgtGGCATATATGGAATAAAGAAGTTACACTCCCATTGCAATCACTTATTAAAACGTACGTACCGCCTACTATACGCAAACAGATTGCTAGTTTCAAGATTGATACGGTCATCTATGAATACAAAAACcaatttttgcaaacaaaAGCAGGGTTGATATTCAGAATCACTGTAAAGAGAGATGCCGAGTCTAGAGTAAGAAACCCTGTGAATGTTGGTAATGCCATCATTTCGCTTTCAAATTTACTCCAACGATCtgttgaagaagatttATGGGCAATAGTTTCGCCAGCAGACATTACCCTGACCTTGAACATTTTTGAACGCATTGTTAGCACATCTACCAATTATGTTGACTTACCACCTGCATCCATATACACCAAAGGTCAATCAAGAAAGCTGTTGATTTATCATATCAGAAATTTGGCTATGCATGAGTTTTATGAACTTTGTGTTCAATTCAACAGCCAGTTGAATGACTTGAACTTGAGCCAAAAGACCTACAAGTTGGCAAAATGGGTTATTGATATTGTCATTGCAGAAAAGCAACAGTCAGAAAGAAGGGGGTTGGCAATTTAG
- the MUS81 gene encoding Crossover junction endonuclease mus81, giving the protein MITPPPPPTTTTSSLVSESKEVPSDFKPYVIEWIKDDAIKATKIGSKMAVLYNRILGQVKRFPDPIIDTRTLKSIRYIGVKTAESLRDRVLQLCKENGWEPPHGFLDEVEARRKALSSRADEAEEQDKNRDSQSPEKRAKKAKRARSTANYVPKHRSGAFAIMITLYLQDGEGHGMTRDQITSVASKYCDKSFTVSNTAFHSAWDSIKTLMTKDLVYSTGRSPKYYFLTEEGKELATKLKEAVDIESSPLHHTMANTSYDNGLRLDTTYEQSSPISNKMTSEITTNDLQRVVQQDTTPILSNFTHVPGSGENAKTLAKKSAHDASSRTYEGTKYEIWSRNEYDIVLYIDNREVRSKQERDFFQRKVEGAGVVCDAKSLSCGDTIWVAKHKQTGKEAVLNYLCERKRIDDLCDSIRDGRFQEQKNRMKKTGISHCYYLVEEVSFAKERGYSTLDSVQTSISQIMTNANIYLRRFKDIDETTDFLVLLTKVIEERMTETNLIVLKPRDIENQEQYHQLLTSFRHKFEARANYACAHLFSSFQNMLGKTSQMTVKELFILMLMTIKGCSLEKAVVIQSRFPTPKNLIEFYHVQHAQASVDSKKVLLSDEFKHQVGNKKIGKVLSEKVYDVWGSV; this is encoded by the exons ATGATT acaccaccaccaccaccaacaacaacaacatcctCTTTAGTATCGGAACTGAAAGAAGTGCCTAGTGATTTCAAACCATATGTGATTGAGTGGATAAAAGATGACGCAATAAAAGCTACGAAAATTGGATCCAAGATGGCCGTCTTGTATAATCGAATATTGGGCCAAGTCAAGCGATTTCCAGATCCGATAATCGACACGCGCACACTAAAACTGATTAGGTACATTGGAGTTAAAACAGCAGAATCATTGAGGGATAGGGTGTTACAGCTCtgcaaagaaaatggatGGGAGCCACCACATGGATTCTTGGATGAAGTGGAGGCACGCAGAAAAGCATTGAGTAGCAGAGCTGACGAAGCAGAGGAACAAGACAAAAATCGGGATAGTCAAAGCCCAGAAAAACGAgccaaaaaagcaaaaagagcaagaagTACAGCAAATTATGTACCAAAACACCGTTCAGGTGCATTTGCCATTATGATCACACTATACTTACAAGATGGGGAAGGACATGGTATGACTCGAGATCAAATCACGTCTGTTGCATCAAAGTATTGTGACAAGTCATTTACTGTCTCAAACACCGCGTTCCATTCAGCTTGGGATTCGATCAAGACATTAATGACAAAGGATTTGGTTTACTCCACTGGTCGGTCTCCAAAGTATTATTTTTTGACCGAAGAAGGTAAAGAGCTTGCAACCAAGTTGAAAGAGGCTGTGGATATCGAGTCTTCTCCTTTACATCATACCATGGCAAATACTTCTTATGACAATGGATTGAGGCTCGACACAACATATGAGCAATCGTCGCCCATTTCCAATAAAATGACATCGGAAATCACCACTAATGACCTTCAACGTGTAGTGCAACAAGACACTACACCGATTCTATCTAATTTTACACATGTACCTGGTTCAGGGGAAAATGCAAAAACCttagcaaaaaaatcagCTCATGATGCATCGAGTCGAACGTATGAGGGAACAAAATATGAGATATGGAGCAGGAATGAGTATGACATTGTATTGTATATAGATAATCGAGAAGTGAGGTCAAAACAAGAGAGAGATTTTTTCCAAAGAAAAGTGGAAGgtgctggtgttgtttGCGATGCCAAGTCTCTATCATGCGGAGATACTATTTGGGTGGCAAAGCATAAGCAAACAGGTAAAGAAGCTGTTTTGAATTATCTTTgcgagagaaaaagaattgacGACTTGTGTGATTCCATTAGAGATGGCAGGtttcaagaacaaaaaaaccgAATGAAAAAAACTGGGATTAGCCATTGCTATTATTTGGTCGAAGAGGTGTCATTTGCCAAGGAGCGCGGCTATTCGACCCTTGATTCAGTGCAAACTAGTATATCACAAATAATGACCAATGCTAATATTTACTTGCGACGATTCAAGGATATAGACGAGACGACAGATTTTTTGGTGCTATTGACCAAAGttattgaagaaagaatgaCAGAGACCAATCTAATAGTGCTAAAACCAAGGGATATCGAGAACCAGGAACAGTATCATCAATTATTGACTAGTTTCCGACACAAATTTGAGGCTAGAGCCAACTACGCGTGCGCACATTTATTCTCAAGCTTTCAAAACATGTTGGGCAAGACGTCTCAAATGACAGTTAAGGAATTGTTCATACTAATGTTGATGACCATTAAAGGGTGTTCATTAGAGAAGGCGGTTGTCATTCAAAGTCGGTTCCCCACTCCCAAGAATCTAATTGAGTTTTACCATGTTCAGCATGCACAAGCTTCAGTGGACTCGAAAAAAGTTCTTTTATCTGATGAGTTCAAGCATCAAgtaggaaacaaaaagatagGAAAGGTTTTACTGGAGAAAGTCTATGATGTTTGGGGCTCAGTATAG
- the RAD52 gene encoding DNA repair protein rad52 (BUSCO:EOG09261PJZ), with amino-acid sequence MNPNPHPNPNSNPNSNRIQRHLPPPQPRRPNRPPVQHTRQNQTRAHQPIDFTENERITIQTKLNKALGPEYVSSRPGGHGAVQYIEGWKALNLANEIFGFNGWNSELVSCEIDFFDTHGNTGKCSLGLSIVVRITLKDGTYHEDIGYGFIENARNKATAFEKCKKEAFTDGIKRCLRCFGNVLGNCLYDKTIVKQMEKVKKPPVEYQEEDFHRDRLLVERERKKELIERREAEAEAEAEAEANARANAKTNAETNTNANSESWHLNANPNPNILINPHQAFVTPRSPSKVVDLPRKKDTDDVDDESFLFSDDLGDESQTSQQTLKMKDYEQLEAETMAKRKGREDDANRSGNNNKNYSSDNNNNNNSNSEYLAHAPAQAQAQTQIQTHAQAPAPVSGPSPSPASASIPSPMVAFVNAKSATLIQQNPEPSSQEIKRFDPNFVSPNIRRTVDPTKSVPIKRPDKAPTPPINTNHLQNRVHKPSTNPLNANFGKRIGLPPSKMNKRIHLDPLGNRPS; translated from the coding sequence ATGAATCCAAATCCCCACCCGAATCCAAACTCAAACCCAAATTCAAATCGAATCCAGAGACATCTCCCGCCTCCTCAGCCGCGAAGGCCAAATCGACCACCAGTGCAACATACACGGCAAAACCAGACGCGGGCGCACCAACCAATAGATTTCACAGAGAATGAGCGAATCACAATCCAGACAAAACTAAACAAGGCTTTGGGTCCTGAATATGTCAGTTCGCGACCAGGGGGCCATGGGGCAGTTCAATATATTGAAGGTTGGAAAGCACTTAACTTGGCCAATGAAATCTTTGGTTTTAATGGTTGGAATTCCGAGTTGGTCTCATGTGAGATTGACTTTTTCGACACTCATGGCAATACGGGTAAATGTTCCTTGGGTCTTTCCATTGTTGTTCGTATTACTCTTAAAGATGGAACATACCATGAGGATATCGGTTACGGATTCATTGAAAATGCCAGAAACAAAGCCACTGCGTTTGAAAAGTGTAAAAAAGAGGCATTTACAGATGGGATTAAGCGGTGCTTGAGATGTTTTGGAAACGTATTGGGAAATTGTTTATATGACAAAACAATAGTTAAGCAAATGGAGAAGGTAAAGAAACCACCTGTTGAGtatcaagaagaagatttcCATCGAGATAGATTATTAGTGGAGAGAGAACGAAAGAAGGAGTTGATTGAAAGACGTGAAGcggaagcagaagcagaagcagaagcagaagcaaaCGCAAGggcaaatgcaaaaacaaacgCAGAGACAAACACGAATGCAAATAGTGAGTCATGGCACTTGAATgcaaatccaaatccaaatatACTCATAAATCCTCATCAGGCGTTTGTCACGCCGCGACTGCCTTCAAAAGTAGTTGATCTTCcgagaaagaaagatactGATGACGTGGACGACGAATCATTTTTGTTTAGCGATGACCTTGGTGATGAGTCTCAAACATCTCAGCAGACGCTTAAAATGAAAGACTATGAGCAACTAGAAGCGGAAACGATGGCAAAGCGAAAAGGTCGAGAAGATGATGCTAATCGAAGtggaaacaacaacaagaattaCAGCAGtgataacaacaacaacaataatagtaatagcgAGTATCTTGCCCATGCTCCTGCTCAAGCTCAAGCTCAAACTCAGATTCAGACTCATGCTCAGGCTCCTGCTCCTGTTAGCGGTCCATCGCCTTCACCTGCATCGGCATCTATCCCCTCACCAATGGTTGCATTTGTTAACGCTAAAAGTGCAACTTTGATTCAACAAAATCCGGAACCATCTAGTcaagaaatcaaaagatTCGACCCCAACTTTGTATCTCCAAACATACGTAGAACTGTTGATCCTACGAAATCAGTTCCTATAAAAAGACCCGACAAGGCACCGACGCCTCCGATCAATACAAACCATTTACAAAATAGAGTACATAAGCCTAGTACGAACCCGCTTAATGCAAACTTTGGGAAGCGTATTGGTCTTCCTCCGCTGAAAATGAACAAACGAATACATTTGGACCCATTGGGAAATCGGCCATCATAA
- the uba3 gene encoding NEDD8 activating enzyme, which translates to MRDYSSIEPLLTRKGPFNEFPDSYNAPDAFDSLKTSRVLVIGAGGLGCEILKNLAMTGFRHIHVIDMDTIDLSNLNRQFLFRHHDIGQSKAEVAAKFISERINDPDLEIVAHYKKIQDMDLDFYSSFQLIVSGLDSVEARRWINSTLFQILHDYDLYIPLIDGGTEGFRGQSRVIIPGVTSCFECSLDLLSPKTTYPVCTIANTPRLPEHCIEWANQMEWPKTFPGKKFDADDPEQVEWMFQVAKKRADEFKIDGVTKSLTLGVVKNIIPAIASTNAIIAASCCNEAFKYVTSSNPMLNNYMMYSGDDSIFTYTYAYTKKDNCPVCGNA; encoded by the coding sequence ATGCGAGATTATTCATCCATTGAGCCACTTCTCACTCGCAAAGGGCCTTTCAATGAATTTCCTGACCTGTACAATGCACCAGATGCTTTTGACTCGCTTAAAACGAGCCGGGTATTGGTAATCGGCGCAGGTGGGTTAGGATGTGAGATTCTCAAGAATTTGGCTATGACCGGGTTCAGGCATATTCATGTTATAGATATGGACACCATAGACTTGAGTAATTTAAACCGAcagtttttgtttcgtCATCATGATATAGGACAAAGCAAAGCTGAAGTTGCGGCAAAATTTATTCTGGAACGAATAAATGACCCTGATTTGGAGATTGTAGCGCATTACAAGAAGATTCAGGATATGGACCTTGACTTCTATTCTAGTTTCCAGTTGATTGTGAGTGGGTTGGACTCTGTTGAGGCCCGGAGATGGATCAATTCAACattatttcaaattttgcaTGACTACGACTTGTATATTCCATTGATTGATGGAGGCACTGAAGGGTTTCGGGGCCAGAGCAGAGTGATTATCCCTGGTGTAACATCATGTTTTGAATGCAGCTTGGATTTGCTTAGTCCCAAAACCACTTATCCTGTGTGTACAATTGCAAACACGCCACGACTACCTGAACATTGTATCGAATGGGCAAATCAAATGGAATGGCCCAAAACGTTCCCTGGAAAGAAATTTGATGCAGATGATCCCGAACAAGTTGAATGGATGTTTCAAGTGGCCAAAAAGAGGGCTGATGAATTCAAGATAGATGGAGTAACCAAGAGTTTGACTTTGGGTGTTGTTAAGAATATTATACCTGCTATTGCCTCGACAAATGCAATCATTGCAGCCAGCTGTTGCAATGAGGCATTCAAGTATGTTACTTCGCTGAACCCAATGTTGAACAATTATATGATGTACTCGGGAGATGACTCAATTTTTACATACACTTATGCTTATACGAAAAAGGATAATTGCCCTGTCTGTGGCAATGCTTAG
- a CDS encoding uncharacterized protein (MEROPS:MER0011785), translated as MLQKRVLSTSAVLADSTFSLNNWQNFNTRQRPLKRQAKDNKAPGLVDTSQVDPIAAATNASAATPQSLYRRPTHPTSVPLSKLFSNSFPLSIKESLEDYKVRHDSLKFQHDLLSTLPFYPNPDNMGRSSQVLKVPIDDNGNYINEFVIYPSGKTEVDSPNMKHLVMIHGYGAGLGFYLKNFEAIATKKNWCIHAIDLFGYGCSSRPHFHPDNLEKVQAWFHDSYQAWFDQKQIKKENLLIMAHSMGAYLMAMYGIQRDPSFCKKLVMCSPGAIIKHRKKVFVPDYFKRLWEQNISPFTLVRKSGPLGSKLVSGWSSRRFAKLHPREADLLHKYSYGIFQARGSGEYMLNYLLAPGADARHPLIAQGVHKLQCNLSWWYGEEDWMDKKGGELCSRIVNNYHKDNKSNVKIFKNSGHHIYLDTIDGFNQALLEEMNKLD; from the coding sequence ATGTTGCAAAAGCGAGTTTTAAGTACTTCAGCCGTGCTTGCTGATTCCACATTCTCATTAAACAACTGGCAAAATTTTAATACAAGACAACGACCTTTAAAAAGACAAGCTAAGGATAACAAAGCACCTGGTCTTGTTGATACTCTGCAAGTTGACCCAATTGCAGCAGCTACCAATGCTAGTGCAGCTACTCCGCAATCATTATACCGAAGACCAACTCACCCTACCTCGGTCCCACTCTCCAAACTCTTTAGCAACAGTTTCCCACTTAGTATAAAGGAATCACTTGAAGATTACAAAGTACGCCACGACCTGCTCAAGTTTCAGCATGACTTGTTATCGACACTACCGTTTTATCCAAACCCAGACAATATGGGTCGCTCATCTCAAGTACTAAAAGTACCAATCGATGACAATGGCAATTACATTAATGAATTTGTTATCTACCCCAGCGGTAAAACCGAAGTGGATCTGCCGAATATGAAACACTTGGTTATGATCCACGGGTACGGTGCAGGTCTTGgtttttatttgaaaaactttgaagctattgcaacaaagaaaaactgGTGTATCCACGCAATCGATCTCTTTGGCTATGGGTGCAGTTCACGACCTCATTTCCATCCAgacaatttggaaaaagtGCAAGCTTGGTTTCACGACTCGTACCAGGCATGGTttgatcaaaaacaaatcaaaaaggaaaacttGTTGATAATGGCACATTCAATGGGTGCTTACCTAATGGCCATGTACGGTATCCAACGTGACCCATCTTTCTGCAAAAAACTAGTCATGTGTTCGCCTGGCGCCATAATCAAACATCGCAAAAAGGTGTTTGTACCAGATTATTTCAAGAGATTGTGGGAGCAAAATATCTCACCATTTACATTGGTCCGTAAGAGTGGACCTTTGGGCTCAAAGTTGGTGAGCGGATGGTCCTCAAGAAGGTTTGCCAAACTACACCCAAGAGAAGCCGATTTATTACACAAGTACTCGTATGGGATTTTCCAAGCAAGAGGAAGTGGAGAATATATGCTAAACTATTTGCTTGCACCTGGTGCCGATGCTCGGCATCCGTTGATTGCTCAGGGCGTCCACAAGTTGCAATGCAATCTATCATGGTGGTATGGCGAAGAAGATTGGATGGACAAGAAAGGAGGAGAATTGTGTTCAAGAATTGTAAACAATTATCATAAAGATAACAAGAGCAATGTCAAGATCTTCAAGAACAGTGGCCATCACATATACCTCGATACTATCGATGGGTTCAACCAGGCGCTACTTGAAGAGATGAATAAGTTAGATTAA